The following proteins are co-located in the Dromiciops gliroides isolate mDroGli1 chromosome 2, mDroGli1.pri, whole genome shotgun sequence genome:
- the LOC122739230 gene encoding metallothionein-1E-like produces the protein MDPKCNCKNGGSCTCSGSCKCRSCQCTSSKKSCCSCCPAGCAKCAQDCVCKAPQN, from the coding sequence ATGGACCCCAAATGTAACTGTAAGAATGGTGGCTCTTGCACCTGTTCAGGCTCCTGCAAATGCAGATCATGCCAGTGCACCTCCTCCAAGAaaagctgctgctcctgctgcccaGCAGGATGTGCCAAGTGTGCCCAGGACTGTGTCTGCAAAGCTCCCCAGAACTAA